A window from Hoeflea sp. IMCC20628 encodes these proteins:
- a CDS encoding O-succinylhomoserine sulfhydrylase translates to MTSNREFRPATQLVHGGTARSGFGETSEAIFLTQGFVYDSAEAAEARFKGEDPGFIYSRYANPTNDMFEKRMCLMEGAEDARATASGMAAISAALLCQLRAGDHVVSARALFGSCRWVVEVLLPQYGIESTLVDGRDLANFEAAIRPNTKVFFLESPTNPTLEVVDIAGVAKLANQIGAKLVVDNVFATPLLQKPLELGAHIVAYSATKHIDGQGRCLGGVILSDKDWIDENLHDFFRHTGPSLSPFNAWTLLKGLETLPLRVKQQSENAGRVADFLADHPAVAQVIYPGRADHPQAEICARQMKGGSTLVAVDLKGGKSAAFAMQNRLEVIRISNNLGDTKSLVTHPATTTHKNLSEEARNELGINPGMLRLSLGIEDVEDLIEDLDHALSGL, encoded by the coding sequence ATGACAAGCAACCGAGAATTCCGCCCCGCCACTCAACTTGTGCACGGCGGCACCGCCCGCTCCGGGTTTGGCGAAACATCCGAGGCAATTTTTCTGACGCAAGGCTTTGTCTATGACAGCGCCGAGGCCGCGGAGGCACGCTTCAAAGGCGAAGACCCCGGCTTTATCTACTCCCGCTATGCCAACCCGACCAATGACATGTTCGAGAAGCGCATGTGCCTGATGGAAGGTGCAGAAGATGCCCGCGCCACCGCGTCGGGCATGGCGGCGATCTCGGCCGCGCTTTTGTGCCAGCTTCGCGCTGGCGACCATGTTGTTTCGGCGCGAGCGCTGTTTGGATCCTGCCGATGGGTGGTGGAGGTGCTGCTGCCTCAATATGGCATCGAGTCGACCCTGGTCGATGGCCGCGATCTCGCCAATTTCGAGGCTGCTATCAGGCCCAACACCAAGGTGTTCTTCCTCGAAAGCCCGACCAACCCGACGCTTGAAGTAGTCGACATCGCCGGTGTTGCCAAGCTCGCCAACCAGATCGGCGCCAAGCTGGTTGTCGACAATGTCTTCGCGACACCGCTGTTGCAGAAGCCACTCGAGCTCGGGGCTCATATCGTGGCCTATTCGGCAACCAAGCACATTGACGGCCAGGGCCGCTGCCTGGGCGGTGTGATCCTGTCGGACAAGGACTGGATCGACGAAAACCTGCATGATTTCTTCCGTCATACCGGTCCGTCGCTATCCCCGTTCAATGCCTGGACCCTGCTCAAGGGCCTGGAGACCCTGCCGCTCAGAGTGAAACAGCAGAGCGAAAATGCCGGCCGGGTTGCCGATTTTCTGGCGGATCACCCGGCGGTCGCCCAGGTGATCTATCCGGGGCGCGCCGATCATCCGCAAGCAGAGATCTGCGCGCGGCAAATGAAAGGCGGCTCAACGCTTGTGGCCGTCGATCTGAAGGGCGGAAAATCAGCAGCGTTCGCGATGCAGAACCGCCTTGAGGTGATCAGGATCTCCAACAATCTCGGCGACACCAAGAGCCTGGTCACGCATCCGGCGACCACCACGCACAAGAATCTTTCGGAAGAAGCCCGTAATGAACTGGGCATCAATCCCGGCATGCTGCGACTTTCTCTCGGCATCGAGGATGTCGAGGATCTGATCGAGGATCTCGATCACGCGCTCTCAGGCCTCTGA
- a CDS encoding CDP-alcohol phosphatidyltransferase family protein, which yields MMDGTARKLIQPGLDHTGIWLARRGVSADHVTVLACLLGLAAAGLIAFGYLITALALIVVSRICDGLDGSVARASQKTDFGGYLDITLDFVFYGAVPLGFVVLDPVANGLAGAALIFAFYVNGASFLAYAVVAEKRGLSTTARGVKSIYFTTGLAEASETFFVFGVFCLWPAWFVPVAWVFTAICLYTALSRIMQARAEFPNEPSEA from the coding sequence ATGATGGACGGAACTGCACGCAAATTGATCCAGCCAGGCCTCGATCATACAGGGATATGGTTGGCTCGTCGGGGCGTCAGCGCAGACCATGTGACGGTCCTTGCCTGCCTGCTTGGGCTAGCCGCTGCCGGGCTGATAGCCTTTGGCTATCTCATCACCGCACTGGCGCTGATCGTTGTCAGCCGGATTTGTGACGGTCTGGATGGTTCGGTGGCGCGTGCATCCCAGAAAACCGATTTTGGCGGCTATCTGGATATCACCCTGGATTTTGTTTTCTATGGCGCTGTACCGCTAGGGTTTGTGGTTTTGGATCCGGTCGCCAACGGGCTGGCCGGAGCGGCGCTGATATTTGCGTTTTATGTCAATGGCGCGAGTTTTCTGGCCTATGCGGTTGTGGCCGAAAAGCGCGGCCTCAGCACGACCGCGCGCGGGGTCAAGTCGATCTATTTCACCACCGGTCTCGCTGAAGCCAGCGAGACCTTTTTCGTGTTCGGGGTGTTCTGCCTGTGGCCGGCATGGTTTGTGCCGGTGGCCTGGGTGTTCACTGCCATCTGCCTTTACACGGCGCTGTCGCGGATCATGCAGGCGCGGGCCGAGTTCCCCAATGAGCCCTCAGAGGCCTGA
- the apaG gene encoding Co2+/Mg2+ efflux protein ApaG yields MYRALTREIEVTVEPYYLEDQSDPEDGRYVWGYRIVIANLSDQIVQLRSRHWRITDEYGIVDEVRGPGVVGEQPILGPGDTYEYSSGCPLDAPSGVMVGSYQMQSAEGELFDVEIPAFSLDLPGMARTLN; encoded by the coding sequence ATGTACCGCGCACTAACCCGTGAGATAGAAGTCACCGTTGAGCCGTATTATCTCGAGGACCAGTCGGACCCCGAGGACGGGCGCTATGTGTGGGGTTACCGCATCGTGATCGCCAACCTTTCCGACCAGATTGTCCAGCTTCGAAGCAGGCATTGGCGGATCACCGACGAGTACGGGATTGTCGATGAGGTTCGTGGCCCTGGCGTCGTTGGCGAACAGCCGATACTCGGCCCTGGCGACACTTATGAGTATTCCTCCGGCTGCCCGCTGGATGCGCCCTCAGGTGTCATGGTCGGCTCCTACCAGATGCAATCAGCCGAAGGCGAACTTTTTGATGTCGAGATCCCGGCATTCTCTCTGGATCTGCCCGGCATGGCAAGAACGCTGAATTGA
- a CDS encoding TrkH family potassium uptake protein — translation MTALSDLRPVMLVTGVLVAALGAAMLLPALVDLAANNDDWIIFVSAAMVTMLFGLGLFVASRGAPKGLSTRQAMLMTVFSWVMLVTFGALPFLWSGIVPSYTDAFFESMSGLTTTGATVITGLDTTPPGLLFWRGLLQWLGGLGIIVMAIAVLPMLQIGGMQLFKAEAFDTAEKILPRATQISTSITLVFIAMTGICAVAYMAVGMAADDAVIHAMTTVATGGFSTKDASIGYFNNPAVEWIAIVFMVLGSIPFILYVQMLQGRFRPFLVDDQVKGFMGFLVGAVIAGWMMAHFSENHIGVEGLRHSAFNVVSIVTGTGYSSTDYGLWGPHAVAFFFIIMFVGGCAGSTSCGIKIFRFQVLLEAIRQHISQVMYPNGVFRAHFNGKPIEQRVIASVMSFFFLFMATFILLAILLRLTGLDTTTALSGAGTALSNVGPGLGEIIGPSGNFKSLSDLQKWLLAGGMLLGRLELFTVLVLFLPRFWRS, via the coding sequence TTGACGGCCCTTTCCGATCTTCGTCCGGTCATGCTGGTCACCGGCGTGCTCGTGGCCGCCCTGGGGGCCGCGATGCTTTTGCCGGCACTGGTCGATCTGGCAGCAAACAATGACGACTGGATCATATTCGTCAGTGCCGCGATGGTGACGATGCTGTTTGGTCTGGGCCTGTTTGTTGCCAGCAGAGGTGCACCGAAAGGGCTATCGACCCGGCAGGCCATGCTGATGACGGTGTTTTCCTGGGTGATGCTGGTCACGTTCGGCGCCCTGCCGTTTCTCTGGTCAGGCATTGTGCCGAGCTATACCGACGCATTCTTTGAATCCATGTCCGGGCTGACCACCACCGGCGCGACAGTAATCACCGGGCTCGACACCACGCCGCCGGGGCTGCTGTTCTGGCGCGGCCTGCTGCAATGGCTCGGCGGTCTCGGTATCATCGTCATGGCGATTGCGGTGTTACCGATGCTGCAGATCGGCGGGATGCAATTGTTCAAGGCGGAAGCCTTTGACACGGCTGAGAAAATTCTGCCGCGCGCCACTCAGATCTCGACATCGATCACGCTGGTGTTCATTGCCATGACCGGGATCTGCGCCGTCGCCTATATGGCTGTCGGCATGGCGGCGGACGATGCGGTAATCCACGCCATGACTACGGTGGCGACGGGTGGTTTTTCCACCAAGGATGCTTCGATCGGCTATTTCAACAATCCCGCGGTCGAGTGGATCGCGATTGTGTTCATGGTGCTCGGGTCGATTCCGTTCATTCTCTATGTGCAGATGCTGCAGGGCCGGTTCCGTCCGTTCCTGGTCGATGACCAGGTCAAGGGCTTCATGGGCTTTCTCGTCGGCGCGGTGATCGCCGGCTGGATGATGGCGCATTTCAGCGAGAACCATATTGGGGTCGAAGGATTGCGGCACTCCGCCTTCAACGTGGTCTCAATTGTCACCGGAACCGGTTACTCCTCCACGGATTACGGCCTTTGGGGGCCGCATGCGGTGGCGTTTTTCTTCATCATCATGTTTGTCGGCGGCTGTGCAGGCTCGACCTCCTGCGGCATCAAGATTTTCCGTTTTCAGGTGCTGCTCGAGGCGATCCGGCAGCATATATCGCAAGTGATGTACCCCAACGGTGTGTTCCGCGCCCACTTCAACGGCAAGCCGATCGAGCAGCGGGTCATCGCTTCGGTGATGAGCTTCTTCTTCCTGTTCATGGCCACTTTCATCCTGCTGGCGATTTTGCTCAGGCTGACCGGACTGGATACGACGACAGCGCTTTCGGGTGCGGGAACCGCCCTGTCCAATGTCGGCCCCGGCCTGGGCGAAATCATCGGTCCGTCCGGCAATTTCAAATCCCTGAGCGATCTGCAGAAATGGCTGTTGGCTGGCGGCATGTTGCTCGGCCGGCTGGAACTGTTCACCGTTCTGGTGCTGTTCTTGCCGCGGTTCTGGCGCTCCTGA
- a CDS encoding efflux RND transporter permease subunit → MSVGEASGRGLVASRGLVSTFIRHPNAANLLMVLMILFGAFSIARINTQFFPTIDRPTISIGVAWSGASAEDVETNILALIEPEVRYVSGVDRMTSTAAEGSATVRLEFTDATDMTQAMTDVETAVKAVGNLPEDAEDPTISRSVFFDSVAKLAVFGSADEVVKRAWAKRIRDDLIDRGIDKINFTGLRSAEIRIEVPEIELRRLDMKISDVSTAIAANSRDLPSGTVEGAVDRQLRTLADAQGARELADVEVKSFTGGEKVLLGDIAEITDGFDADDTRGLASGSPAIELDVRRAPTADTLKTASILSGYVDEITPQLPPGVELATYEVASDALAARIWLLVKNGLGGLLVVVVILFAFLNARIAFWVAAGIPVAMLATIGFMYASGQTINMMSLFSLIMMLGIIVDDAIVVGEHTATRLEMGDDPQTAAENGVSMMFTPVIAAMSTTLAAFAPILLIGDTIGQMMAVLPMVVIAVLVSSLLECFLILPGHLANSLAGRKAPGWSWWRQFLIALVLMVFFIGVSGRLAVDLALGASDSGLRSAARDYAGLPAAARMAIVVAVSLALATLMEWALLALRRRKAHKNGRVEAAGESRFRRAFDAGFDRFRNGPFSWLVQLAWDWRYVTLSIALAMVMVLAIGLVRSGRVEFVFFPSPEAENINGTLIFNAGLPEETALKAIAAHEQALRQADVALAGDGPSSIRAVFTTFGASSRSGSATARIQVQLTTSEERDVRTPDIVNAWRKAAPDIAGVSRFTVAQSRGGPPGRDIEVRLQGDRVAALKTAAADVIALLSGVAGVTGLDDNLPWGKPELVMQLTPQGAALGFSIEDVGRQIRNAFDGAVPFRFPRGSDEVTVRLVQVPASPGAQALRDFELRSPGGTFVPLSEVVEMTDRQGFSAIQRRDGKSTISVTGDIDTALTTTGAVVEQLTSSGSLDLVAARHGVSYSFGGRSEEQENAFADLKIGVAVALSVIYIILAWVFASYWRPIAVLLIIPFGIVGAIFGHWVLGYQLTILSFIGLLGLAGILVNDSIILVDRLEERRASGDSLAEAAVGASRDRLRAVLLTSLTTIGGLLPLLYETSLQAQFLLPMAITIVFGLATTTLLVLFLVPALVGIGDDFARALSFLYGRRPAAGRV, encoded by the coding sequence ATGAGCGTCGGCGAGGCGTCCGGCCGGGGGCTGGTTGCCAGTCGCGGTCTGGTCAGCACTTTCATCCGGCACCCCAATGCGGCCAATCTGCTGATGGTGCTGATGATCCTGTTCGGCGCATTCTCGATTGCCCGCATCAACACCCAGTTTTTCCCCACCATCGACAGGCCGACCATCAGCATCGGCGTTGCCTGGTCCGGCGCCAGCGCCGAAGACGTCGAGACCAACATCCTGGCACTGATCGAGCCGGAGGTGCGCTACGTATCCGGCGTCGACCGGATGACGTCAACCGCAGCAGAAGGGTCCGCCACGGTGCGGCTTGAGTTTACCGACGCCACTGACATGACCCAGGCCATGACGGATGTCGAAACCGCGGTCAAGGCGGTGGGCAACCTGCCTGAGGATGCAGAAGACCCCACCATATCGAGGTCGGTGTTTTTCGACAGCGTTGCCAAGCTTGCGGTGTTTGGCAGTGCCGATGAAGTGGTCAAACGCGCCTGGGCCAAGCGCATTCGCGATGACCTGATTGATCGTGGCATCGACAAGATCAATTTCACCGGCCTGCGTAGCGCCGAAATCCGTATCGAGGTGCCGGAGATCGAGCTTCGGCGACTCGATATGAAGATCTCCGATGTCTCGACCGCGATTGCCGCCAACAGCCGCGACCTGCCCTCGGGGACCGTCGAGGGGGCCGTTGATCGTCAGTTGCGAACCCTGGCGGACGCCCAGGGCGCGCGCGAACTCGCCGATGTCGAAGTCAAATCCTTCACAGGCGGCGAAAAAGTGCTGCTGGGCGATATTGCCGAGATCACTGATGGTTTTGACGCTGACGACACCCGTGGTCTGGCCAGCGGATCGCCGGCAATCGAGCTTGATGTCCGGCGTGCGCCCACTGCCGACACGCTCAAGACCGCATCTATCCTGTCGGGCTATGTCGACGAGATCACCCCGCAACTGCCGCCCGGCGTCGAGCTGGCGACCTATGAAGTTGCCTCCGATGCACTCGCCGCCCGGATCTGGCTGCTGGTCAAGAACGGGCTTGGCGGCCTGCTGGTGGTGGTGGTGATCCTGTTCGCGTTCCTCAACGCCCGCATCGCCTTCTGGGTCGCCGCCGGCATCCCGGTGGCGATGCTCGCCACCATCGGCTTCATGTATGCCTCCGGGCAGACCATCAACATGATGTCGCTGTTTTCACTGATCATGATGCTCGGCATCATTGTCGATGACGCCATTGTCGTGGGCGAACACACCGCCACCCGGCTCGAGATGGGCGATGATCCGCAAACGGCGGCGGAAAACGGCGTCAGCATGATGTTCACCCCGGTGATTGCGGCGATGTCGACCACGCTGGCGGCCTTCGCGCCGATCCTGCTGATCGGCGACACCATCGGCCAGATGATGGCCGTCCTGCCGATGGTGGTGATTGCCGTTCTGGTTTCAAGCTTGCTTGAGTGCTTCCTGATCCTGCCTGGGCATCTGGCCAATTCGCTGGCCGGGCGCAAGGCACCGGGCTGGTCCTGGTGGCGCCAGTTCCTGATTGCACTTGTGCTGATGGTGTTTTTTATCGGCGTGTCCGGACGCCTGGCCGTAGATCTGGCGCTGGGTGCGAGCGATTCCGGCTTGCGATCTGCGGCGCGTGACTATGCCGGATTGCCCGCGGCTGCGCGCATGGCCATCGTGGTGGCGGTGTCGCTGGCTCTCGCCACACTGATGGAATGGGCTTTGCTGGCCCTGCGGCGGCGAAAAGCCCACAAGAATGGCCGCGTTGAAGCTGCCGGTGAAAGTCGGTTCCGGCGCGCCTTTGACGCCGGCTTCGACCGGTTCCGCAACGGACCTTTCTCGTGGCTGGTGCAACTGGCCTGGGACTGGCGTTACGTGACGCTCTCCATCGCTCTCGCTATGGTGATGGTTCTCGCCATCGGCCTGGTTCGGTCTGGACGTGTCGAGTTCGTCTTCTTCCCGTCGCCGGAAGCCGAAAATATCAATGGCACACTCATATTCAACGCCGGCTTGCCCGAAGAAACAGCCCTCAAGGCAATTGCGGCGCACGAGCAAGCCCTGCGCCAGGCCGACGTCGCTTTGGCGGGCGACGGGCCGTCTTCCATCCGCGCTGTTTTCACTACCTTCGGGGCGTCAAGCCGCAGCGGCAGCGCCACGGCGCGCATCCAGGTGCAACTGACCACGTCGGAGGAGCGCGACGTCCGCACGCCGGACATTGTCAACGCCTGGCGCAAGGCAGCGCCTGACATCGCCGGCGTGAGCCGCTTTACCGTTGCGCAATCCCGCGGCGGACCTCCGGGCAGGGACATCGAGGTGCGGCTGCAGGGAGACCGCGTGGCAGCGTTGAAAACTGCCGCGGCCGATGTCATCGCGCTTCTGTCAGGCGTTGCGGGCGTCACCGGTCTTGATGACAATCTGCCTTGGGGCAAGCCGGAACTTGTCATGCAATTGACCCCGCAGGGGGCCGCGCTGGGGTTTTCGATCGAAGATGTCGGCCGGCAGATCCGCAATGCCTTTGATGGCGCGGTTCCGTTCCGCTTCCCGCGCGGCAGTGACGAGGTCACCGTGCGCCTTGTCCAAGTGCCGGCGTCGCCGGGTGCCCAGGCTCTGCGTGACTTTGAACTCAGAAGTCCCGGTGGCACCTTCGTACCTTTATCGGAAGTTGTCGAGATGACCGACAGGCAGGGGTTTTCCGCGATCCAGCGTCGTGATGGCAAGAGCACCATTTCGGTCACCGGTGACATCGATACGGCGCTGACAACCACCGGCGCAGTGGTCGAACAACTGACCTCCAGCGGCAGCCTCGATCTGGTCGCGGCCCGGCACGGCGTCAGCTATTCCTTTGGCGGACGGTCGGAGGAACAGGAAAACGCCTTCGCTGACCTCAAGATCGGCGTCGCTGTGGCGCTCAGTGTCATCTACATCATTCTGGCCTGGGTGTTTGCCAGCTACTGGCGGCCAATCGCGGTTTTGCTGATCATTCCCTTCGGCATCGTCGGCGCGATTTTCGGCCATTGGGTACTGGGCTACCAACTGACAATCCTGTCCTTCATCGGCCTGCTGGGACTGGCGGGTATTCTGGTCAATGATTCCATCATCCTGGTCGACCGGCTTGAGGAGCGTCGCGCCTCAGGCGACAGTCTTGCCGAGGCCGCGGTCGGTGCCAGCCGCGACCGCTTGCGCGCCGTGTTGTTGACCTCGCTGACCACCATCGGCGGGCTGCTGCCACTGCTATATGAGACCAGTCTGCAGGCTCAGTTCCTGCTGCCTATGGCAATCACAATTGTCTTCGGCCTCGCCACGACCACGCTGCTGGTGCTGTTCCTGGTGCCGGCGCTGGTTGGCATTGGTGACGATTTTGCCCGCGCTCTGTCGTTCCTCTATGGCCGCCGTCCGGCGGCGGGACGCGTATGA
- a CDS encoding efflux RND transporter periplasmic adaptor subunit: MLDRPLPERTETRTNLPTDADAKKTASARSGVLRPVAQFALMALVLAGGWVVMERMAASKPERSPREFTPLVYTVDTMPAARADNRPDIRLYGQVDAGRNVELRTAVSGDVVEIHPDLVAGRRVAKGTVLLRVDAFAYEGALLEARTNLASVRGAIAEIDARLAAEREQLEAADAQLQLGSADLERALSLAGSGALTDKEVDARRLILSQREQASGQRRSNILIAEAQRTQQEANAERLEWKVREAERKLADTALVAPFDGIISEESVETGRSVNANEALVSIYDDTALDVRFTLTNAQYGRMATDADPLIGREVKVSWSVGGTDYTWPALIDRIGARVTAERGGVEVFARIAEADNPVKLRPGAFVSLVVPDRIWPQTFRLPETALRNSDHVFIVVDGKLLRREVRLIAWDGEDAILDGELEDGDIVLVTRLTEATEGVRVREPSAGSPPTAPSPEAETDSDQ, from the coding sequence ATGCTCGACAGGCCCCTGCCCGAAAGGACAGAGACGCGTACAAACCTGCCAACCGATGCTGACGCCAAAAAAACGGCGTCTGCCCGTTCCGGGGTCTTGCGGCCTGTGGCGCAGTTCGCGCTGATGGCGCTGGTTCTGGCCGGCGGCTGGGTGGTGATGGAACGCATGGCTGCGTCCAAGCCGGAGCGCTCGCCGCGCGAATTCACCCCTCTGGTCTACACCGTCGACACAATGCCCGCCGCGCGCGCCGACAATCGTCCCGATATAAGGCTTTATGGCCAGGTTGATGCCGGTCGCAATGTCGAATTGCGCACGGCAGTCAGCGGCGACGTGGTCGAGATACATCCGGATCTGGTGGCTGGCCGTCGCGTCGCCAAGGGCACGGTTTTGCTGCGTGTCGATGCTTTTGCCTATGAAGGCGCCTTGCTTGAAGCCCGCACCAATCTTGCCTCTGTCCGCGGCGCCATCGCCGAGATTGACGCGCGGCTCGCCGCCGAGCGGGAGCAACTGGAGGCGGCCGACGCGCAACTGCAACTGGGCAGCGCCGATCTCGAACGCGCGCTGTCGCTGGCCGGCTCCGGCGCCCTGACCGACAAGGAAGTGGATGCGCGGCGGCTGATCCTGTCTCAACGCGAACAGGCTTCAGGTCAGCGCCGCAGCAATATCCTCATCGCCGAAGCGCAGCGCACTCAGCAGGAAGCAAATGCCGAGCGGCTGGAATGGAAAGTCCGCGAAGCTGAGCGCAAGTTGGCTGACACAGCGCTTGTAGCGCCGTTTGATGGCATCATTTCCGAAGAGTCGGTCGAGACTGGCCGGTCGGTGAACGCCAACGAAGCTCTGGTTTCGATCTATGATGATACAGCGCTCGATGTGCGCTTCACCCTGACCAATGCCCAGTATGGCCGCATGGCGACCGATGCCGATCCGCTGATCGGCCGCGAGGTCAAGGTCAGCTGGAGTGTCGGCGGCACCGATTACACATGGCCGGCACTTATTGACCGTATCGGCGCGCGGGTCACGGCCGAGCGCGGTGGTGTCGAGGTTTTTGCCCGCATCGCTGAAGCCGACAATCCGGTGAAACTGCGCCCCGGCGCCTTTGTCTCGCTGGTGGTGCCTGACCGCATCTGGCCGCAAACCTTTCGCCTGCCCGAAACCGCGCTGCGCAATTCCGACCACGTCTTCATCGTGGTGGACGGCAAATTGTTGCGCCGCGAGGTCCGGCTGATTGCCTGGGACGGCGAAGATGCCATCCTCGATGGCGAGCTTGAGGACGGCGACATCGTGCTGGTCACACGGCTGACCGAAGCGACCGAGGGCGTGCGCGTGCGTGAACCGTCCGCAGGCAGCCCACCAACTGCGCCATCGCCCGAAGCGGAAACGGACAGCGACCAATGA
- a CDS encoding Hsp33 family molecular chaperone — METDIQTLGEPGFAGDDKVLPFDVDGLDVRGRTVQLGPMIDTILARHSYPEPVARLLAEAIALTVLLGTSLKFEGKLIVQTKGDGPVDLLVADFSTPGNLRAYARFDEERLAAAQAAGTTSPAELLGTGVLAFTIDQGEYMQRYQGIVEMKGETLEAMAETYFRQSEQIPTLVRLAVAELFDRDSDGNPRQSWRAGGIVVQFLPQSPDRMRHPDLPGGDAPEGVEELLHNDDDGWAEAKALVSTVQPGELTDPEVGAERLLYRLFHERGAKVYPPVPVFDRCSCSRERLGEVLRGFTAEEISNSVEDGEITVQCEFCSTAYRFDPSEFGG, encoded by the coding sequence ATGGAAACCGATATCCAAACCCTCGGCGAGCCTGGCTTCGCCGGAGATGACAAAGTTCTGCCCTTCGATGTGGATGGCCTGGATGTGCGCGGACGCACCGTTCAGCTTGGGCCGATGATCGACACGATCCTCGCGCGGCATTCCTATCCGGAGCCGGTGGCACGGCTGCTTGCCGAAGCCATCGCCCTGACGGTGCTGCTCGGAACGTCGCTCAAGTTTGAAGGCAAGCTGATCGTCCAGACCAAGGGCGACGGGCCTGTGGATCTCCTCGTGGCGGACTTCTCCACGCCGGGAAACCTGCGTGCCTATGCTCGCTTTGACGAAGAGCGCCTTGCTGCCGCGCAGGCTGCCGGAACCACGAGCCCTGCCGAACTGCTCGGCACCGGTGTGCTGGCCTTCACCATTGACCAGGGCGAGTACATGCAGCGCTATCAGGGCATCGTCGAAATGAAGGGCGAAACGCTGGAAGCCATGGCGGAAACCTATTTCCGTCAGTCCGAGCAGATCCCGACACTCGTCCGGCTGGCCGTTGCCGAACTGTTTGATCGCGACAGCGACGGCAACCCGCGCCAGAGTTGGCGCGCCGGTGGAATCGTGGTGCAGTTCCTGCCCCAGTCACCCGACCGGATGCGGCATCCCGACCTTCCAGGTGGTGATGCGCCGGAGGGTGTCGAAGAGCTGCTTCACAATGATGATGACGGCTGGGCCGAAGCCAAGGCGCTTGTCAGTACCGTGCAGCCGGGTGAATTGACGGATCCGGAAGTGGGCGCCGAACGTCTGCTCTACCGGCTGTTTCATGAGCGTGGCGCCAAGGTCTATCCGCCTGTGCCGGTGTTTGACCGCTGCAGTTGCTCCCGCGAGCGGCTGGGCGAGGTTCTGCGCGGCTTTACCGCCGAGGAAATCTCCAACAGCGTTGAAGATGGTGAAATCACGGTGCAATGCGAGTTCTGCTCGACAGCCTACCGTTTCGATCCGTCCGAGTTTGGCGGCTGA
- the argF gene encoding ornithine carbamoyltransferase produces the protein MTQTKSDGTRHFLDLAAVSSADLRAMLDAARSAKTTTEVDRPLAGKMLAMIFEKPSTRTRVSFDVGMRQLGGETLFLSGTEMQLGRAETIADTAKVLSRYVDMIMIRTLDHSRMLELAEHATVPVINALTDDTHPCQIMADILTFEEHRGPVKGKTLAWTGDGNNVLHSLIEGAGQFGYRMQIATPAGSGPEMKYVDYARKLGAEIDISTDPDRAIKGADCVITDTWVSMNQEHKARGHNVFLPYQVNEDLMAKANPDALFMHCLPAHRGEEVTDGVMDGPQSVVFDEAENRLHAQKAVMRWCMGVL, from the coding sequence ATGACGCAGACCAAATCCGACGGAACTCGCCATTTTCTTGATCTCGCAGCTGTCAGCTCTGCCGATCTGCGCGCCATGCTTGATGCGGCGCGATCAGCCAAGACAACCACCGAGGTTGACCGTCCGCTAGCTGGCAAGATGCTGGCGATGATTTTTGAAAAGCCGTCGACGCGCACCCGGGTGTCATTTGACGTCGGCATGCGCCAACTCGGCGGCGAAACCCTGTTCCTGTCGGGAACCGAGATGCAGCTTGGCCGCGCCGAAACCATTGCCGACACGGCCAAAGTCCTGTCGCGCTATGTCGACATGATCATGATCCGCACGCTTGACCATTCCCGCATGCTGGAACTGGCCGAGCACGCCACCGTGCCGGTTATCAACGCGCTGACCGATGACACCCATCCCTGCCAGATCATGGCTGACATCCTCACTTTCGAGGAACATCGTGGCCCGGTGAAGGGAAAGACGCTGGCCTGGACCGGTGATGGCAACAATGTGCTTCATTCGCTGATCGAAGGTGCGGGGCAATTCGGCTACCGCATGCAGATTGCAACCCCGGCCGGATCCGGGCCCGAAATGAAATATGTCGACTATGCCCGCAAGCTTGGTGCCGAAATCGACATCAGCACCGATCCGGACCGCGCCATCAAGGGGGCCGACTGCGTCATCACCGACACCTGGGTGTCTATGAACCAGGAACACAAGGCCCGCGGCCACAATGTTTTCCTGCCCTATCAGGTCAATGAGGATTTGATGGCCAAGGCCAATCCGGATGCCCTGTTCATGCATTGCCTGCCTGCCCACCGTGGTGAGGAAGTCACGGACGGGGTGATGGATGGACCGCAATCGGTGGTGTTTGACGAAGCCGAAAACCGGCTTCATGCGCAAAAGGCGGTGATGCGCTGGTGCATGGGCGTTTTGTAG